Proteins found in one Leptidea sinapis chromosome 23, ilLepSina1.1, whole genome shotgun sequence genomic segment:
- the LOC126971216 gene encoding glycerophosphodiester phosphodiesterase, periplasmic-like, which yields MWTSVVLCFISVILVTSAVPSLKYLRRGPDDCEPVIVAHRGASGYIPEHTLGAYALSITLGADYVEPDLVMTKDGHLIARHENKLDITTDVAERPEFADRYRTLSLFGIEMSGWFSEDFTLAEIKTLKSIEAFPKTRPGNTRLNGAFEVPTFQEIIDLVKGMEISENRTIGIYPELKYGSYFQHIGLPMEKAVVDVFHKNGYIGRDAPAYIQSFEINNLKELKKITDIRLLQLFGRKGGQPLDQMLLGTSITYGDMATPEGLVEVAKYADAVGPDKSYIIPRDAQNRLDKPTSFVNDAHAAGLKVHPYTFRAENTYLPAEYRSEDPSESAIGNLYGELEAFMATGVDGFFVDQPDYLYRIRKQCF from the coding sequence ATGTGGACTTCTgttgttttgtgttttataaGTGTCATATTAGTCACTTCAGCTGTGCCTAGTCTGAAGTATTTGAGACGTGGTCCTGACGACTGTGAGCCCGTGATAGTGGCACATCGTGGTGCAAGTGGATATATTCCGGAACATACTCTAGGTGCATACGCCTTATCTATCACTTTAGGAGCAGATTATGTTGAACCGGATCTAGTTATGACGAAGGACGGCCACCTAATTGCTCGTCATGAGAATAAGCTGGACATTACTACTGATGTTGCTGAACGACCCGAATTCGCAGATCGCTACCGTACATTATCACTTTTTGGTATAGAAATGTCTGGTTGGTTTTCTGAAGATTTTACTCTTGCGGAAATTAAAACTCTGAAATCGATTGAAGCTTTTCCTAAAACCAGACCTGGAAATACTCGTCTAAATGGAGCATTTGAAGTCCCAACGTTTCAAGAAATCATTGATCTTGTAAAAGGTATGGAAATAAGTGAGAACCGGACTATTGGTATATACCCAGAGCTGAAATATGGATCTTACTTTCAGCACATTGGTTTACCCATGGAAAAAGCAGTAGTCGACGTATTTCACAAGAATGGTTACATAGGGCGTGATGCACCCGCCTATATACAATCctttgaaattaacaatttaaaggagctcaaaaaaattacagataTAAGATTGTTGCAATTATTCGGGCGTAAAGGAGGGCAGCCTTTAGACCAAATGTTACTCGGGACCAGCATTACATACGGTGATATGGCTACCCCTGAAGGTCTAGTAGAAGTTGCCAAATATGCTGACGCTGTTGGACCTgataaaagttatataatacCCCGCGATGCACAAAATAGACTAGATAAGCCGACGTCTTTTGTAAATGATGCTCATGCCGCGGGGTTAAAAGTTCATCCGTACACATTTAGGGCAGAAAACACATATTTACCAGCGGAATATAGAAGTGAAGACCCGTCTGAGAGTGCTATTGGTAATTTATATGGTGAACTAGAGGCTTTTATGGCAACTGGAGTAGATGGATTTTTTGTAGATCAACCAGATTACTTATATCGAATAAGAAAACAGTGCTTTTAG
- the LOC126971214 gene encoding uncharacterized protein LOC126971214, giving the protein MAKGKILTLFGVCILLIVSGLTVVASARIKPPLQTPGPDTCSPTIIAHRGASGYIPEHTLGSYALAITMGADYIEPDLVMTKDGQLIARHDNELGLTTDVAHRQEFADRHRTQIVDGNEITGWFTEDFTLAEIKTLKAIERIPDIRPGNARIDGAFKIPTFQEIINLAKSLQGSERRRIGLYPEIKHSTHFKNLSLPMERKVVEIFHKNGYNGADSPVYIQSFEVNNLKELKKMTSLRLLQLYESDKSLQPADQARLGTGLTYGQMSTPEGLAEVAKYAYAVGPDKSYIIPRNDDNSLGEPTTFVNDAHAAGLKVHPYTFRAENEFLPKEFQSDDPARSARGDLIGELRAYIAAGIDGMFADQPNIPVSIRENCI; this is encoded by the exons atg GCAAAGGGTAAAATCTTAACATTATTTGGAGTTTGCATATTATTAATTGTGAGTGGATTGACTGTTGTTGCTTCAGCAAGAATTAAGCCTCCGTTACAAACTCCGGGCCCTGACACATGTAGTCCTACGATCATAGCGCACAGAGGAGCTAGTGGCTATATACCTGAACATACCCTCGGATCGTATGCTCTGGCCATTACAATGGGAGCAGACTACATAGAACCAGATCTAGTCATGACAAAAGATGGCCAACTAATAGCCAGACATGATAATGAACTTGGACTTACTACAGATGTTGCTCATCGTCAAGAATTTGCTGATAGACATCGAACACAAATAGTAGATGGCAATGAAATAACTGGTTGGTTCACAGAAGACTTCACTCTCGCAGAGATTAAGACGCTAAAAGCTATAGAACGTATCCCAGATATAAGACCAGGAAACGCACGTATAGACGGAGCATTCAAAATCCCAACATTCCAAGAAATTATTAACTTAGCAAAGAGTTTACAAGGAAGTGAACGGAGAAGAATCGGATTGTATCCTGAAATCAAACATAGTACTCATTTTAAGAACTTAAGTTTACCAATGGAAAGGAAGGTAGTAgaaattttccataaaaatggTTACAATGGTGCTGATTCTCCGGTTTATATTCAATCATTTGAAGTTAATAACTTAAAGGAGTTAAAGAAAATGACAAGCCTTCGATTATTACAATTGTATGAAAGTGATAAGTCCCTCCAACCAGCTGACCAGGCTAGACTTGGCACTGGTCTGACTTACGGACAAATGTCAACTCCGGAAGGGTTAGCGGAAGTTGCTAAATACGCGTATGCAGTTGGTCCTGATAAATCTTACATAATTCCGCGAAATGACGATAATAGTTTAGGCGAACCGACAACGTTTGTAAACGATGCTCACGCAGCAGGTTTAAAAGTTCATCCCTACACATTCCGAGCAGAAAATGAATTCTTGCCAAAAGAATTTCAAAGCGACGACCCTGCGAGATCTGCAAGAGGTGATTTAATTGGTGAATTAAGGGCTTACATAGCTGCTGGAATAGATGGTATGTTTGCAGATCAACCTAATATACCAGTATCAATTCgtgaaaattgtatttaa